In Salvelinus alpinus chromosome 20, SLU_Salpinus.1, whole genome shotgun sequence, a genomic segment contains:
- the LOC139546759 gene encoding UBX domain-containing protein 4-like isoform X1, translated as MIWFEGSIPAAIISAKQQSSIFVVVITGDDEVSGQMMSSWEDDRVAEASYNCCVAIKVDSKSETCTQFSQIYPVVCIPSSFFIGENGIPLEVVAGSVSAEELMKRINKVKQMHAQQMAGEGADAGAPMEGLPRATVASEPAPAQPPSTSQELQPSHTPPADTDSAAAPAMSKECLSRPAEEGGPLASEVVTLGDDRSASSEDVSTSSQPDEGLDAKVERLTKKLEERREQKKKGEEEGEIKKEMERRKMGKEMLDFKRKNEDEKTKRIMDERNRDKAEEKAARERVKAQIALDRADRAARYANNKDEVEAARLAALQARQAETEAKKENAQRERSAIARIQFRLPDGSFFTNQFPSEARLQEARQFAVNEVGNRYGNFSLATVFPRREFTADDLDKTLLALELAPSASIVLLPQTGRPSNMVVQSTSGGGIWAVLGTILYPLLAVWRFLSGFLFTSPPIPGAAGPRDPAQRPNTASGSSSSSGEPKRETLRKRTLEKQPADFKQDGNIHRLRNHEDSEDENNTWNGNSTQQM; from the exons ATGATTTGGTTTGAAGGCTCTATTCCAGCAGCCATCATCTCCGCAAAACAACAGAGCTCCATCTTCGTCGTCGTAATAACAG GCGACGATGAGGTGTCAGGACAAATGATGTCCAGTTGGGAGGACGACAGAGTGGCCGAGGCCTCCTACAACTGCTGTGTTGCAATCAAGGTTGATTCCAAGAG TGAGACATGCACACAGTTCTCCCAAATCT ACCCAGTGGTGTGCATCCCGTCCAGTTTCTTTATCGGAGAGAATGGAATCCCCCTGGAAGTTGTTGCCGGGAGTGTCTCTGCAGAGGAACTCATGAAAAGAATCAACAAAGTCAAACAG ATGCACGCTCAGCAGATGGCAGGTGAGGGAGCGGATGCAGGGGCTCCCATGGAGGGGCTCCCACGAGCCACGGTAGCCTCAGAGCCAGCCCCAGCACAGCCCCCCTCAACCTCACAGGAGCTCCAGCCCAGCCACACACCACCAGCAGACACAGACAGTGCAGCAGCACCAGCAATGTCTaaag AATGCCTGTCCAGGCCAGCAGAAGAAGGTGGACCCTTGGCCTCAGAGGTTGTGACCCTTGGGGATGACAGGAGCGCATCATCAGAGGACGTGTCAACCAGCTCTCAGCCTGACGAAGGTCTCGATGCCAAGGTGGAGAG GTTAACAAAGAAACTGGAGGAAAGACGGGAGCAGaaaaagaaaggagaggaggag GGTGAAAtaaagaaggagatggagagaaggaagatGGGGAAGGAGATGCTTGACTTCAAGAGGAAGAATGAGGATGAGAAGACCAAACGCATTATGGATGAGCGGAACAGGGATAAGGCAGAGGAGAAGGCTGCCAGGGAGCGTGTCAAAGCACAGATCGCCCTG GACCGCGCTGACAGAGCTGCCCGCTATGCCAACAACAAGGATGAGGTGGAGGCAGCCCGGCTGGCAGCACTGCAGgccagacaggcagagacagaggccAAGAAGGAGAATGCACAAAGGGAGAGGAG CGCCATAGCCAGAATACAGTTCCGTCTACCAGATGGTTCATTCTTCACCAACCAGTTCCCCTCAGAGGCCAGACTGCAGGAAGCTCGGCAGTTTGCTGTCAAT GAAGTGGGAAATAGGTATGGCAACTTCTCCCTGGCAACCGTGTTCCCTCGCAGAGAGTTTACCGCTGACGACCTGGACAAGACTCTTCTGGCGCTTGAGCTGGCCCCCAGTGCCTCAATAGTGCTGCTGCCT CAAACGGGACGGCCTAGCAACATGGTAGTCCAGTCGACCTCTGGAGGGGGTATCTGGGCTGTGCTGGGTACCATCCTCTACCCTCTGCTGGCTGTGTGGAGGTTCCTGAGTGGCTTCCTCTTCACCAGCCCCCCTATTCCTGGAGCAGCAGGCCCCAGAGACCCAGCCCAGCGGCCCAACACTGCCTCTGGCTCCTCATCCTCATCTGGTGAACCAAAGAG
- the LOC139546759 gene encoding UBX domain-containing protein 4-like isoform X2, translated as MIWFEGSIPAAIISAKQQSSIFVVVITGDDEVSGQMMSSWEDDRVAEASYNCCVAIKVDSKSETCTQFSQIYPVVCIPSSFFIGENGIPLEVVAGSVSAEELMKRINKVKQMHAQQMAGEGADAGAPMEGLPRATVASEPAPAQPPSTSQELQPSHTPPADTDSAAAPAMSKECLSRPAEEGGPLASEVVTLGDDRSASSEDVSTSSQPDEGLDAKVERLTKKLEERREQKKKGEEEKEMERRKMGKEMLDFKRKNEDEKTKRIMDERNRDKAEEKAARERVKAQIALDRADRAARYANNKDEVEAARLAALQARQAETEAKKENAQRERSAIARIQFRLPDGSFFTNQFPSEARLQEARQFAVNEVGNRYGNFSLATVFPRREFTADDLDKTLLALELAPSASIVLLPQTGRPSNMVVQSTSGGGIWAVLGTILYPLLAVWRFLSGFLFTSPPIPGAAGPRDPAQRPNTASGSSSSSGEPKRETLRKRTLEKQPADFKQDGNIHRLRNHEDSEDENNTWNGNSTQQM; from the exons ATGATTTGGTTTGAAGGCTCTATTCCAGCAGCCATCATCTCCGCAAAACAACAGAGCTCCATCTTCGTCGTCGTAATAACAG GCGACGATGAGGTGTCAGGACAAATGATGTCCAGTTGGGAGGACGACAGAGTGGCCGAGGCCTCCTACAACTGCTGTGTTGCAATCAAGGTTGATTCCAAGAG TGAGACATGCACACAGTTCTCCCAAATCT ACCCAGTGGTGTGCATCCCGTCCAGTTTCTTTATCGGAGAGAATGGAATCCCCCTGGAAGTTGTTGCCGGGAGTGTCTCTGCAGAGGAACTCATGAAAAGAATCAACAAAGTCAAACAG ATGCACGCTCAGCAGATGGCAGGTGAGGGAGCGGATGCAGGGGCTCCCATGGAGGGGCTCCCACGAGCCACGGTAGCCTCAGAGCCAGCCCCAGCACAGCCCCCCTCAACCTCACAGGAGCTCCAGCCCAGCCACACACCACCAGCAGACACAGACAGTGCAGCAGCACCAGCAATGTCTaaag AATGCCTGTCCAGGCCAGCAGAAGAAGGTGGACCCTTGGCCTCAGAGGTTGTGACCCTTGGGGATGACAGGAGCGCATCATCAGAGGACGTGTCAACCAGCTCTCAGCCTGACGAAGGTCTCGATGCCAAGGTGGAGAG GTTAACAAAGAAACTGGAGGAAAGACGGGAGCAGaaaaagaaaggagaggaggag aaggagatggagagaaggaagatGGGGAAGGAGATGCTTGACTTCAAGAGGAAGAATGAGGATGAGAAGACCAAACGCATTATGGATGAGCGGAACAGGGATAAGGCAGAGGAGAAGGCTGCCAGGGAGCGTGTCAAAGCACAGATCGCCCTG GACCGCGCTGACAGAGCTGCCCGCTATGCCAACAACAAGGATGAGGTGGAGGCAGCCCGGCTGGCAGCACTGCAGgccagacaggcagagacagaggccAAGAAGGAGAATGCACAAAGGGAGAGGAG CGCCATAGCCAGAATACAGTTCCGTCTACCAGATGGTTCATTCTTCACCAACCAGTTCCCCTCAGAGGCCAGACTGCAGGAAGCTCGGCAGTTTGCTGTCAAT GAAGTGGGAAATAGGTATGGCAACTTCTCCCTGGCAACCGTGTTCCCTCGCAGAGAGTTTACCGCTGACGACCTGGACAAGACTCTTCTGGCGCTTGAGCTGGCCCCCAGTGCCTCAATAGTGCTGCTGCCT CAAACGGGACGGCCTAGCAACATGGTAGTCCAGTCGACCTCTGGAGGGGGTATCTGGGCTGTGCTGGGTACCATCCTCTACCCTCTGCTGGCTGTGTGGAGGTTCCTGAGTGGCTTCCTCTTCACCAGCCCCCCTATTCCTGGAGCAGCAGGCCCCAGAGACCCAGCCCAGCGGCCCAACACTGCCTCTGGCTCCTCATCCTCATCTGGTGAACCAAAGAG
- the LOC139546759 gene encoding UBX domain-containing protein 4-like isoform X3 gives MIWFEGSIPAAIISAKQQSSIFVVVITGDDEVSGQMMSSWEDDRVAEASYNCCVAIKVDSKSETCTQFSQIYPVVCIPSSFFIGENGIPLEVVAGSVSAEELMKRINKVKQMAGEGADAGAPMEGLPRATVASEPAPAQPPSTSQELQPSHTPPADTDSAAAPAMSKECLSRPAEEGGPLASEVVTLGDDRSASSEDVSTSSQPDEGLDAKVERLTKKLEERREQKKKGEEEGEIKKEMERRKMGKEMLDFKRKNEDEKTKRIMDERNRDKAEEKAARERVKAQIALDRADRAARYANNKDEVEAARLAALQARQAETEAKKENAQRERSAIARIQFRLPDGSFFTNQFPSEARLQEARQFAVNEVGNRYGNFSLATVFPRREFTADDLDKTLLALELAPSASIVLLPQTGRPSNMVVQSTSGGGIWAVLGTILYPLLAVWRFLSGFLFTSPPIPGAAGPRDPAQRPNTASGSSSSSGEPKRETLRKRTLEKQPADFKQDGNIHRLRNHEDSEDENNTWNGNSTQQM, from the exons ATGATTTGGTTTGAAGGCTCTATTCCAGCAGCCATCATCTCCGCAAAACAACAGAGCTCCATCTTCGTCGTCGTAATAACAG GCGACGATGAGGTGTCAGGACAAATGATGTCCAGTTGGGAGGACGACAGAGTGGCCGAGGCCTCCTACAACTGCTGTGTTGCAATCAAGGTTGATTCCAAGAG TGAGACATGCACACAGTTCTCCCAAATCT ACCCAGTGGTGTGCATCCCGTCCAGTTTCTTTATCGGAGAGAATGGAATCCCCCTGGAAGTTGTTGCCGGGAGTGTCTCTGCAGAGGAACTCATGAAAAGAATCAACAAAGTCAAACAG ATGGCAGGTGAGGGAGCGGATGCAGGGGCTCCCATGGAGGGGCTCCCACGAGCCACGGTAGCCTCAGAGCCAGCCCCAGCACAGCCCCCCTCAACCTCACAGGAGCTCCAGCCCAGCCACACACCACCAGCAGACACAGACAGTGCAGCAGCACCAGCAATGTCTaaag AATGCCTGTCCAGGCCAGCAGAAGAAGGTGGACCCTTGGCCTCAGAGGTTGTGACCCTTGGGGATGACAGGAGCGCATCATCAGAGGACGTGTCAACCAGCTCTCAGCCTGACGAAGGTCTCGATGCCAAGGTGGAGAG GTTAACAAAGAAACTGGAGGAAAGACGGGAGCAGaaaaagaaaggagaggaggag GGTGAAAtaaagaaggagatggagagaaggaagatGGGGAAGGAGATGCTTGACTTCAAGAGGAAGAATGAGGATGAGAAGACCAAACGCATTATGGATGAGCGGAACAGGGATAAGGCAGAGGAGAAGGCTGCCAGGGAGCGTGTCAAAGCACAGATCGCCCTG GACCGCGCTGACAGAGCTGCCCGCTATGCCAACAACAAGGATGAGGTGGAGGCAGCCCGGCTGGCAGCACTGCAGgccagacaggcagagacagaggccAAGAAGGAGAATGCACAAAGGGAGAGGAG CGCCATAGCCAGAATACAGTTCCGTCTACCAGATGGTTCATTCTTCACCAACCAGTTCCCCTCAGAGGCCAGACTGCAGGAAGCTCGGCAGTTTGCTGTCAAT GAAGTGGGAAATAGGTATGGCAACTTCTCCCTGGCAACCGTGTTCCCTCGCAGAGAGTTTACCGCTGACGACCTGGACAAGACTCTTCTGGCGCTTGAGCTGGCCCCCAGTGCCTCAATAGTGCTGCTGCCT CAAACGGGACGGCCTAGCAACATGGTAGTCCAGTCGACCTCTGGAGGGGGTATCTGGGCTGTGCTGGGTACCATCCTCTACCCTCTGCTGGCTGTGTGGAGGTTCCTGAGTGGCTTCCTCTTCACCAGCCCCCCTATTCCTGGAGCAGCAGGCCCCAGAGACCCAGCCCAGCGGCCCAACACTGCCTCTGGCTCCTCATCCTCATCTGGTGAACCAAAGAG
- the LOC139546759 gene encoding UBX domain-containing protein 4-like isoform X4 produces the protein MIWFEGSIPAAIISAKQQSSIFVVVITGDDEVSGQMMSSWEDDRVAEASYNCCVAIKVDSKSETCTQFSQIYPVVCIPSSFFIGENGIPLEVVAGSVSAEELMKRINKVKQMAGEGADAGAPMEGLPRATVASEPAPAQPPSTSQELQPSHTPPADTDSAAAPAMSKECLSRPAEEGGPLASEVVTLGDDRSASSEDVSTSSQPDEGLDAKVERLTKKLEERREQKKKGEEEKEMERRKMGKEMLDFKRKNEDEKTKRIMDERNRDKAEEKAARERVKAQIALDRADRAARYANNKDEVEAARLAALQARQAETEAKKENAQRERSAIARIQFRLPDGSFFTNQFPSEARLQEARQFAVNEVGNRYGNFSLATVFPRREFTADDLDKTLLALELAPSASIVLLPQTGRPSNMVVQSTSGGGIWAVLGTILYPLLAVWRFLSGFLFTSPPIPGAAGPRDPAQRPNTASGSSSSSGEPKRETLRKRTLEKQPADFKQDGNIHRLRNHEDSEDENNTWNGNSTQQM, from the exons ATGATTTGGTTTGAAGGCTCTATTCCAGCAGCCATCATCTCCGCAAAACAACAGAGCTCCATCTTCGTCGTCGTAATAACAG GCGACGATGAGGTGTCAGGACAAATGATGTCCAGTTGGGAGGACGACAGAGTGGCCGAGGCCTCCTACAACTGCTGTGTTGCAATCAAGGTTGATTCCAAGAG TGAGACATGCACACAGTTCTCCCAAATCT ACCCAGTGGTGTGCATCCCGTCCAGTTTCTTTATCGGAGAGAATGGAATCCCCCTGGAAGTTGTTGCCGGGAGTGTCTCTGCAGAGGAACTCATGAAAAGAATCAACAAAGTCAAACAG ATGGCAGGTGAGGGAGCGGATGCAGGGGCTCCCATGGAGGGGCTCCCACGAGCCACGGTAGCCTCAGAGCCAGCCCCAGCACAGCCCCCCTCAACCTCACAGGAGCTCCAGCCCAGCCACACACCACCAGCAGACACAGACAGTGCAGCAGCACCAGCAATGTCTaaag AATGCCTGTCCAGGCCAGCAGAAGAAGGTGGACCCTTGGCCTCAGAGGTTGTGACCCTTGGGGATGACAGGAGCGCATCATCAGAGGACGTGTCAACCAGCTCTCAGCCTGACGAAGGTCTCGATGCCAAGGTGGAGAG GTTAACAAAGAAACTGGAGGAAAGACGGGAGCAGaaaaagaaaggagaggaggag aaggagatggagagaaggaagatGGGGAAGGAGATGCTTGACTTCAAGAGGAAGAATGAGGATGAGAAGACCAAACGCATTATGGATGAGCGGAACAGGGATAAGGCAGAGGAGAAGGCTGCCAGGGAGCGTGTCAAAGCACAGATCGCCCTG GACCGCGCTGACAGAGCTGCCCGCTATGCCAACAACAAGGATGAGGTGGAGGCAGCCCGGCTGGCAGCACTGCAGgccagacaggcagagacagaggccAAGAAGGAGAATGCACAAAGGGAGAGGAG CGCCATAGCCAGAATACAGTTCCGTCTACCAGATGGTTCATTCTTCACCAACCAGTTCCCCTCAGAGGCCAGACTGCAGGAAGCTCGGCAGTTTGCTGTCAAT GAAGTGGGAAATAGGTATGGCAACTTCTCCCTGGCAACCGTGTTCCCTCGCAGAGAGTTTACCGCTGACGACCTGGACAAGACTCTTCTGGCGCTTGAGCTGGCCCCCAGTGCCTCAATAGTGCTGCTGCCT CAAACGGGACGGCCTAGCAACATGGTAGTCCAGTCGACCTCTGGAGGGGGTATCTGGGCTGTGCTGGGTACCATCCTCTACCCTCTGCTGGCTGTGTGGAGGTTCCTGAGTGGCTTCCTCTTCACCAGCCCCCCTATTCCTGGAGCAGCAGGCCCCAGAGACCCAGCCCAGCGGCCCAACACTGCCTCTGGCTCCTCATCCTCATCTGGTGAACCAAAGAG